In Maridesulfovibrio sp., a single genomic region encodes these proteins:
- a CDS encoding esterase-like activity of phytase family protein, with translation MLKKMILVFAILALSAGMAFASEFEIEKYEIDTPVRFNVPYSGKYSAAFSEGFPIGIGSGLTYVGRGSDGTRFFYAIGDRGPNADSPKVLINGKKVPSKFFPSPFFTPKYGALGLKDGKVTLLSTIDIKDTKGRNISGRPIPPGVTGSTGEVPISDTYAVLGYDREGLDTEGIAIDRKDGNLWICDEYGPFIAKMEVNTGRLIKKYGPGDGLPEIVGMRQPNRGMEGIAVTPSNKVIGAVQSICDIDGNVAESKAPFTRLVVLDPETGKTSMFAYPVDVDAYKKCQDVKIGDLQAVSDTEFLIVEQGKGKEGLRNVIYLVDISGATDLSGRKTAEGKELEAVSGAEELSSLGIKMASKKKIISLREHGWKPSKAEGLAMLPDMRTLAVCSDNDFGFGASTVDPAAGKDGKPVKKATKYLLDNGKLTYNGQDVSTSFELKPTGEKAGFWLIKLPRKVTDY, from the coding sequence ATGCTGAAAAAAATGATACTTGTTTTTGCCATACTTGCCTTGAGTGCCGGTATGGCATTTGCGTCTGAATTTGAAATTGAAAAATACGAGATAGATACTCCGGTACGTTTCAATGTACCTTACAGCGGCAAGTATTCCGCTGCTTTCTCCGAAGGATTCCCTATCGGTATAGGTTCCGGTTTGACCTACGTAGGGAGGGGGAGTGACGGCACACGGTTTTTCTACGCCATCGGCGACCGTGGCCCTAATGCCGACAGTCCCAAAGTCCTGATCAACGGCAAGAAGGTTCCTTCCAAATTTTTTCCTTCTCCTTTTTTTACCCCCAAATACGGTGCACTCGGCCTGAAGGACGGCAAGGTCACTCTTTTGAGTACGATTGATATCAAGGATACAAAAGGTCGTAATATTTCCGGACGTCCCATCCCTCCGGGGGTGACCGGTTCAACCGGTGAAGTTCCCATTTCCGATACCTACGCTGTTCTCGGATATGACCGGGAAGGACTGGATACCGAAGGTATCGCCATTGACCGCAAGGACGGTAATCTCTGGATATGTGATGAGTACGGACCTTTTATTGCCAAGATGGAAGTCAACACCGGTCGTCTGATCAAGAAATACGGCCCCGGTGACGGATTGCCGGAGATTGTCGGCATGCGCCAGCCTAACAGGGGGATGGAAGGTATCGCCGTGACTCCCTCGAACAAAGTGATAGGGGCGGTGCAGTCCATCTGCGATATTGACGGCAATGTGGCTGAGAGCAAGGCACCCTTTACCCGTCTTGTCGTGCTTGATCCTGAAACAGGCAAGACCTCCATGTTCGCCTATCCGGTCGATGTGGATGCCTATAAGAAATGCCAGGATGTAAAAATCGGCGATCTGCAGGCTGTAAGCGATACCGAGTTCCTGATTGTTGAGCAGGGTAAGGGCAAGGAAGGTCTGCGCAACGTGATTTATCTTGTTGATATAAGTGGAGCCACAGACCTGAGCGGCAGAAAAACCGCAGAAGGCAAGGAACTTGAAGCTGTTTCCGGGGCAGAGGAACTTTCCTCGCTGGGAATCAAAATGGCGTCCAAGAAAAAAATCATCAGCCTGCGTGAACACGGCTGGAAACCGAGCAAGGCCGAAGGTCTGGCAATGCTCCCCGATATGCGTACCCTTGCAGTATGTTCCGACAATGATTTCGGATTCGGTGCTTCAACTGTAGATCCTGCCGCAGGCAAGGACGGCAAGCCGGTGAAAAAGGCAACCAAGTACCTTCTCGATAACGGAAAGCTGACCTATAACGGACAGGATGTTTCCACCTCTTTTGAGCTCAAACCTACCGGAGAGAAGGCTGGATTCTGGCTGATAAAATTGCCCAGAAAAGTCACTGATTATTAA
- the rsgA gene encoding ribosome small subunit-dependent GTPase A, whose amino-acid sequence MPAQNNQLSRLGWKNVFKNQLSEKDRNRLLPARVTETHRGHVVACTGESEHLLPIAEKGVGSLNEQPTVGDWILLDRETLVPEKVLDRTSLLQRMAPGQEIKLQPIAANIDTLFIVSSCNSEFNLNRIERYICLALEAGVNFVLILTKEDLAEEAQNYRRKAQALFPDMEIVTVNAKSRESVEQLQKWFGPGETVVLLGSSGVGKTTLLNTVNGTEKKTGSIRSGDDKGRHTTTARTLHVMPSGALLIDVPGIRELQLHDCSMGIDRAFAEVVQLEEQCRFSDCSHHKEPGCAVREALENGELDSRRLGNYLKLKSEAVKNMEMITEKSRRKASGKKRYSRKWK is encoded by the coding sequence TTGCCTGCACAAAATAACCAGCTATCCCGACTGGGATGGAAAAACGTTTTCAAGAATCAACTCTCCGAGAAAGATAGAAACCGCCTTTTGCCTGCAAGGGTAACTGAAACCCATCGAGGTCACGTGGTGGCCTGCACAGGAGAATCGGAACACCTTCTGCCCATTGCCGAAAAAGGTGTCGGCAGCCTCAACGAGCAACCCACAGTCGGTGACTGGATACTTCTGGATCGCGAGACACTTGTCCCGGAAAAGGTTCTGGACCGGACCAGCCTGCTGCAGCGCATGGCTCCCGGACAGGAGATAAAGCTTCAACCTATTGCGGCAAACATCGACACTCTTTTCATCGTCTCCTCCTGCAACAGCGAATTCAATCTCAACAGGATAGAAAGATACATCTGCCTTGCACTTGAAGCAGGAGTGAATTTCGTCTTGATCCTGACCAAGGAAGACCTTGCCGAAGAAGCGCAGAACTACAGACGAAAAGCACAGGCCCTTTTTCCGGACATGGAAATAGTAACGGTCAATGCAAAAAGCCGGGAAAGTGTCGAGCAATTGCAGAAATGGTTCGGTCCCGGTGAAACGGTTGTTCTGCTCGGTTCCTCCGGGGTAGGTAAAACCACGCTTCTGAATACCGTTAACGGAACTGAGAAGAAAACCGGTTCAATTCGGTCCGGTGACGATAAGGGGCGCCATACAACAACAGCGCGTACGCTGCATGTCATGCCCTCAGGCGCTCTGCTGATAGACGTACCCGGAATACGGGAACTGCAGCTCCATGATTGCAGCATGGGAATAGACAGGGCCTTTGCCGAAGTAGTGCAGCTTGAAGAACAGTGCAGATTTTCGGATTGCAGCCATCACAAGGAACCGGGATGCGCGGTAAGGGAAGCCCTGGAAAATGGCGAACTTGATTCCCGCAGACTCGGCAACTACCTTAAGCTGAAGAGTGAAGCTGTAAAGAACATGGAAATGATTACGGAAAAATCCCGCCGCAAAGCTTCCGGAAAGAAAAGGTATTCCCGAAAGTGGAAATAA
- a CDS encoding serine/threonine protein kinase, translated as MSSEVRELIRKFLPEYSISRFGRLYTDTTEFMNVDYSDVISLGDDEHFLVLKNEQERRFGLADPKYWVKRCRMLETNEPKILKLVFYEKFPMNIGPFKIQCYRSPRKEARILDLVRGDMRFMQGYSLNDSAGNNVRILDVIRGKRLDVVVHDIPVDHRTYFHEYFPDIFEKFIESCAAIKFLHDHDEKHGDIRRDHLWVESGTGEYRWIDFDYAFELYENPFGLDIFGLGSILIYLAGKANLTQQTLAELGFGPEAMSGIGPGDYSVVIGNRVINLLKIYDYIPSSLNNILMHFSASSSVFYESVDELMVDMDRSLKEIRGL; from the coding sequence ATGAGCAGTGAAGTGCGTGAACTGATCCGGAAGTTTCTGCCTGAATACAGCATTTCAAGGTTCGGCAGGCTGTATACCGACACCACGGAGTTTATGAACGTTGACTACAGCGATGTCATCAGCCTTGGAGATGATGAGCATTTTCTGGTGCTCAAGAATGAGCAGGAAAGACGATTCGGGCTGGCCGATCCCAAGTATTGGGTCAAGCGCTGCCGGATGCTTGAGACCAACGAACCCAAAATACTCAAGCTGGTCTTTTATGAAAAGTTTCCCATGAATATCGGCCCGTTCAAGATTCAGTGCTACCGGAGCCCCCGCAAGGAAGCGAGGATACTTGATCTTGTAAGGGGCGATATGCGGTTCATGCAGGGGTATTCGTTGAACGATTCCGCCGGAAACAATGTCCGGATTCTGGATGTGATTCGCGGGAAGCGTCTTGATGTTGTTGTTCATGATATTCCTGTGGATCACCGCACTTATTTTCATGAATATTTTCCGGATATATTTGAAAAATTCATTGAATCATGTGCCGCGATCAAGTTTCTGCATGATCATGACGAGAAGCACGGAGATATTCGCCGTGATCACCTCTGGGTGGAAAGCGGCACCGGGGAATACCGCTGGATTGATTTCGATTACGCCTTTGAACTTTACGAGAATCCGTTCGGGCTCGATATTTTCGGGCTGGGCAGTATTCTTATCTATCTTGCAGGCAAGGCCAACCTTACCCAGCAGACTCTGGCTGAACTCGGTTTCGGCCCGGAAGCCATGTCCGGGATAGGTCCGGGAGATTATTCTGTGGTCATCGGGAACAGAGTCATTAATCTGCTTAAGATTTATGACTACATACCCAGTTCCCTTAACAATATTTTAATGCATTTTTCGGCATCCAGCTCGGTTTTTTACGAGTCGGTTGATGAGCTTATGGTGGACATGGACAGAAGCCTCAAGGAAATCCGGGGGCTGTAG
- a CDS encoding universal stress protein, with product MKSLKVLIAFDGSDNSFKAVEYVGRIVRNCSSGEITILYVERLPDKDTFPDDESWEKQCLTNEQGMKDKLAKARDMLVEQGVPKEDVAVEYFASCNSPVHEKCSCSAGRSIGMDILRIREEGGYGTIVIGRRGVSKAEEFLFGSVSTKVVQSAVDCTVWVVS from the coding sequence ATGAAGTCCTTGAAGGTGCTGATTGCTTTTGACGGTTCGGATAATTCTTTCAAGGCGGTTGAGTATGTCGGCAGGATCGTGCGTAACTGCTCAAGCGGCGAGATAACCATTTTGTATGTGGAACGACTCCCGGACAAGGATACCTTTCCCGATGACGAGTCCTGGGAGAAGCAGTGCCTGACGAATGAGCAGGGTATGAAAGACAAGCTCGCCAAGGCCCGGGACATGCTGGTTGAGCAGGGTGTTCCAAAGGAAGATGTAGCCGTGGAATATTTTGCCAGCTGCAATTCTCCGGTTCATGAAAAGTGCTCCTGCTCCGCCGGGCGCAGCATAGGGATGGACATTCTGAGGATAAGGGAAGAGGGCGGATACGGAACTATTGTCATCGGGCGCAGAGGGGTCAGCAAGGCCGAAGAGTTCCTGTTCGGGTCCGTTTCAACCAAGGTTGTACAGTCTGCGGTTGATTGCACCGTCTGGGTAGTCAGCTGA
- a CDS encoding arsenate reductase ArsC has protein sequence MDEKLNLLFLCTGNSCRSQMAEGWARFLKGDKVNACSAGIETHGLNPYAVKVMAEVGIDISSNVSSHIDEYRDKEIDVVITVCDHAYETCPLFPGGSRVVHVGFDDPPRLAEELAAKGASEEEQLDCYRKVRDQIRDFVEGLPEGLV, from the coding sequence ATGGACGAAAAATTGAATTTGCTGTTTCTGTGCACCGGTAATTCCTGCCGCAGCCAGATGGCAGAAGGCTGGGCAAGGTTTCTTAAGGGTGACAAGGTAAATGCCTGTTCTGCAGGAATTGAGACCCACGGGCTTAATCCTTATGCAGTGAAGGTTATGGCGGAAGTGGGCATAGATATTTCCAGTAATGTTTCCTCGCATATTGATGAATACAGAGATAAAGAAATAGATGTAGTGATCACTGTCTGTGATCACGCCTATGAAACCTGTCCCTTATTCCCCGGTGGAAGCAGGGTTGTTCATGTGGGATTTGATGATCCTCCGCGCCTTGCCGAGGAACTTGCTGCCAAGGGCGCTTCTGAGGAAGAGCAACTGGACTGTTACCGCAAAGTGCGTGACCAGATCAGGGATTTTGTGGAAGGATTGCCCGAAGGCCTTGTTTAG
- a CDS encoding L-serine ammonia-lyase, whose translation MESLKELYRIGVGPSSSHTMGPKLAASKFCEKNAAAASFRVTLFESLAATGKGHLTDWAVLSVLGSDRTELLWKAEEKMPEHPNGMFFEALDAKGNVLDSWKVYSVGGGAIREEGAPAAGAANVYGLNTISDIMAWCEDKGITYWEYVEQCEGKGIWDFLREIWLVMDESLERGIDAEGVLPGSIGLRRQAKSYYRRTRLAAADMQLTGMATAYALAVAEENAAGGVIVTAPTCGSCGIVPATLKYLQTTHGLKENDLIRALATAGLFGNVIKTNASISGAEVGCQGEVGSACAMASAAATQLMGGTLRQIEYAAEMGLEHHLGLTCDPVDGLVQIPCIERNACAATRALARAQMSILSDGTHRIPFDEVVSVMRETGHDLPSLYRETSGGGLAKAYNSRCRK comes from the coding sequence ATGGAATCGCTCAAGGAACTGTACAGGATCGGCGTCGGCCCCTCATCCAGCCATACGATGGGACCGAAGCTCGCTGCATCAAAATTTTGTGAGAAAAATGCTGCTGCCGCGAGTTTCAGGGTGACTCTTTTCGAAAGTCTGGCCGCGACAGGTAAGGGCCATCTGACGGACTGGGCGGTGCTCAGTGTTCTTGGTTCGGACAGGACTGAACTTCTGTGGAAAGCGGAAGAGAAGATGCCCGAACACCCCAACGGCATGTTTTTCGAAGCACTGGATGCAAAAGGAAATGTTCTGGATTCATGGAAGGTCTACAGCGTAGGAGGCGGTGCCATACGTGAGGAAGGTGCTCCGGCTGCAGGTGCGGCAAATGTATACGGTCTGAATACCATTTCAGACATAATGGCATGGTGTGAAGACAAGGGAATAACTTACTGGGAATATGTGGAGCAGTGCGAAGGAAAGGGAATATGGGATTTTCTGCGTGAAATCTGGCTGGTGATGGATGAATCCCTTGAGCGCGGGATCGATGCCGAAGGGGTGCTTCCCGGTTCAATCGGATTGCGCAGGCAGGCCAAATCATATTACCGGCGCACCCGTCTTGCTGCTGCCGATATGCAGCTTACAGGCATGGCAACGGCCTACGCGCTGGCTGTTGCAGAAGAAAACGCGGCAGGAGGGGTGATTGTCACCGCGCCGACCTGCGGCTCCTGTGGAATTGTCCCTGCCACGCTCAAATATCTGCAGACAACTCACGGACTCAAGGAGAATGATCTCATCCGCGCCCTCGCCACTGCCGGACTTTTCGGCAATGTAATCAAGACAAACGCGTCTATTTCCGGTGCCGAGGTCGGATGTCAGGGCGAGGTCGGCTCGGCCTGTGCCATGGCTTCTGCTGCCGCAACCCAGTTGATGGGCGGAACCCTGCGGCAGATAGAGTACGCGGCTGAAATGGGGCTTGAGCATCATTTGGGCCTGACCTGTGATCCTGTTGACGGGCTTGTGCAGATTCCCTGCATAGAACGTAATGCCTGCGCGGCAACCAGAGCCCTGGCCAGGGCACAGATGTCCATTCTTTCCGATGGGACCCACAGAATTCCATTTGATGAAGTTGTATCTGTAATGCGTGAAACAGGACATGATTTGCCCAGTCTCTACCGCGAAACATCAGGTGGAGGTCTTGCCAAGGCCTATAATTCCCGTTGCCGGAAGTGA
- a CDS encoding metallophosphoesterase — MSFYVRATIIYFLCYLYVRLWICRLLADNAGIRRGVLAATDVLTIALPVTIFFQSDLPYIVKIVLQGAGYSWAAIIACMVPVGLCFEPIRWGIRILGNGLRVPRMKIFAVLCLVSAVVVIGGYINAASPVVREMSFDLSDGNSKAREYRVAVFADLHAGKLMTRDRVGSVVNLVNTLNPDIVLMAGDIIDDHDAEFTGAADELARLKAPLGKYAVLGNHEYYLGSAWARNMLEKQGVRVLNDETAVVDGRFLLAGRNDFAAPMRNGRRKELGAVLPKNNTLPIILLDHTPRNLEEAEKAGVRLQISGHTHNGQLFPFNLIVKKLYEKEYGFYKRGATDYYITCGVGFWGPPLRTSSRPEVLLMKIKI, encoded by the coding sequence ATGTCATTTTACGTTCGGGCCACGATTATTTATTTTCTCTGCTATCTGTATGTCAGGCTATGGATATGCAGGCTGCTGGCTGACAATGCAGGTATCAGGCGGGGTGTGCTGGCCGCTACGGATGTTCTGACCATCGCACTTCCCGTCACCATTTTTTTTCAGTCCGATCTTCCCTACATCGTAAAAATAGTGCTTCAGGGCGCGGGATACAGCTGGGCCGCAATTATTGCCTGCATGGTGCCGGTTGGACTTTGTTTCGAGCCTATACGCTGGGGAATCAGGATTCTTGGAAACGGTCTTCGCGTGCCGAGGATGAAGATTTTCGCCGTCCTCTGTCTTGTTTCGGCTGTGGTGGTTATCGGCGGATATATCAATGCCGCCTCTCCGGTTGTGCGGGAAATGTCTTTTGATCTGTCTGATGGAAATTCCAAGGCCAGGGAATACCGGGTGGCGGTATTTGCCGATCTGCATGCGGGAAAGCTGATGACCCGTGACAGGGTCGGGTCTGTGGTCAATCTGGTCAACACCCTGAACCCCGATATCGTCCTTATGGCCGGTGATATTATTGATGATCATGACGCCGAATTCACCGGAGCGGCTGATGAATTGGCCCGACTCAAGGCGCCGCTGGGTAAATATGCGGTACTTGGAAACCATGAGTATTATCTTGGCAGCGCATGGGCGAGAAATATGCTGGAAAAACAGGGCGTCCGGGTACTGAATGACGAGACGGCCGTTGTTGACGGGCGGTTTTTGCTTGCTGGGCGTAACGATTTTGCCGCGCCGATGCGTAACGGCAGGCGCAAGGAGCTAGGGGCTGTTCTTCCAAAAAACAACACGCTGCCGATCATTCTGCTCGACCATACTCCGCGAAATCTGGAAGAGGCGGAAAAAGCCGGTGTAAGACTGCAGATTTCAGGTCATACCCATAACGGACAGCTTTTTCCGTTCAATCTGATCGTCAAGAAGCTGTACGAAAAGGAGTACGGTTTCTACAAACGGGGGGCGACGGATTATTACATTACCTGCGGAGTTGGATTCTGGGGGCCTCCGCTGCGGACAAGCAGCCGGCCGGAAGTTCTACTTATGAAG